A genomic stretch from Pontibacter liquoris includes:
- a CDS encoding DUF5602 domain-containing protein — protein sequence MKQPMYRSIWAFSLALFFLSLSGCDRLDDVIPGGDKDHARTYYGPSTTVGDGYAKAWVKLDKDGKPEAIGMNVSVKAVESLAKQPDAMFTLPLPEQGAKTPFKTISLDWNSMGHPEVYFVPHFDVHFYMISDEERAKITGGPQENTDSFKKNYMPENYSSGMFAVPNMGVHWEDLHEPQHNGGEFTRTFIYGANNNKVIFFEPMVAVTYLQQLAPNAVMKMDVAQAPKVQKSGYYPLTYTIVHNTAAKEYSVSLTDLRYRKAK from the coding sequence TCACTTGCCCTGTTTTTCCTTTCACTGTCTGGCTGCGACAGACTGGATGATGTTATTCCAGGAGGCGACAAGGACCACGCCAGAACTTATTACGGCCCTTCTACTACGGTAGGGGATGGCTATGCCAAAGCCTGGGTTAAGCTGGACAAGGATGGAAAACCGGAAGCGATCGGGATGAACGTATCGGTAAAGGCAGTGGAAAGCCTGGCCAAGCAGCCGGATGCCATGTTTACGCTGCCCTTACCGGAGCAGGGTGCTAAAACGCCTTTTAAAACCATCTCGCTGGATTGGAACAGCATGGGGCACCCGGAAGTATACTTTGTCCCTCACTTTGATGTTCACTTTTACATGATCTCCGATGAAGAAAGGGCGAAGATCACCGGGGGGCCGCAGGAGAATACGGACAGCTTTAAAAAGAACTACATGCCAGAAAACTACTCCTCCGGCATGTTTGCCGTGCCGAATATGGGCGTGCACTGGGAAGACTTGCATGAACCGCAGCACAATGGCGGCGAATTTACAAGAACCTTTATCTATGGCGCAAATAACAACAAGGTGATCTTTTTTGAGCCCATGGTAGCCGTTACCTACCTGCAGCAGTTAGCACCTAACGCCGTGATGAAGATGGATGTGGCCCAAGCCCCAAAAGTGCAGAAGTCCGGCTATTATCCGTTAACCTATACTATTGTGCATAATACAGCAGCCAAGGAGTATAGCGTATCGTTAACCGACCTACGCTATAGAAAAGCAAAGTAA